The following coding sequences are from one Timaviella obliquedivisa GSE-PSE-MK23-08B window:
- a CDS encoding DUF4278 domain-containing protein, which produces MKLIYRGTSFDYNPSKAVGVNMGRPTRPHHASLAPYTLIYRGQTLQVDPTQSAEEVMPRAYELTYRGEKYYTNGVAQATPERRVSVPATLPCQYIGKVHQANLQENLQRRLKAAQEKGDQQLVTLLQEEQQQITA; this is translated from the coding sequence ATGAAACTCATTTATCGTGGCACATCTTTCGACTATAACCCTAGCAAAGCTGTAGGGGTGAACATGGGGCGACCCACTCGTCCTCATCATGCTTCCCTGGCTCCTTATACCCTCATCTATCGTGGTCAAACCCTTCAAGTTGACCCTACCCAGTCCGCCGAAGAGGTGATGCCCCGTGCGTATGAGCTTACCTATCGAGGTGAAAAGTACTATACGAATGGAGTTGCTCAGGCAACACCCGAACGCCGAGTATCTGTTCCAGCAACCTTGCCTTGTCAGTACATTGGTAAAGTTCACCAAGCTAACCTTCAAGAAAATCTTCAGCGGCGTTTGAAGGCGGCTCAGGAAAAAGGTGACCAGCAATTGGTTACTTTATTACAAGAAGAGCAGCAACAGATCACTGCTTAG
- a CDS encoding glycoside hydrolase family 10 protein, which translates to MLFALSLVGTLLSSSPASATLAVSAEQRARQEVRGVWMTNNDMSILIDHAKVQDAMSQLSRLNFNTVYPVAWNSGYVMYPSAVAYQAGIQPFVFKGLEGQDIMADVIAQGHRQGLLVMPWFEFGFMAPATSELALNHPEWLTQKRNGEQVSLSAAGEVAWLNPFRPEVQQFITSLLVELVSQYDADGIQFDDHMSLPSEFGYDSYTVALYTKETKKAPPTDALDPAWVKWRADKITAFMVNLHKAVKAHKPNAIFSISPNYYDFAYRLHLQDWLAWVKQGVANELIVQVYRSDMQSFVEQINRPEIQEAQKKIPTGIGVLTGLRNSPVAMAQIQSQVRAVQERGLGMAFFYYESLWHEAPEPMEERLAGFQALFPYPASRLLENQAVSPQA; encoded by the coding sequence ATGCTTTTTGCCCTGTCGCTAGTGGGTACGTTGCTTTCGAGTAGCCCAGCATCGGCAACCCTTGCGGTATCTGCGGAGCAGCGCGCCCGTCAGGAAGTTCGGGGCGTTTGGATGACGAATAATGACATGAGCATTCTGATCGACCATGCCAAGGTGCAGGATGCAATGAGCCAACTAAGCCGTCTCAACTTCAACACGGTTTATCCAGTGGCTTGGAATTCAGGCTATGTCATGTATCCGAGTGCTGTGGCGTATCAAGCAGGAATTCAGCCCTTCGTCTTTAAGGGGTTGGAGGGGCAAGACATTATGGCAGATGTGATTGCTCAAGGTCATCGCCAAGGATTATTAGTAATGCCTTGGTTTGAGTTTGGCTTCATGGCTCCAGCAACATCAGAGCTAGCGTTGAATCACCCGGAGTGGTTAACCCAAAAGCGGAATGGGGAGCAAGTTTCTTTGAGTGCTGCGGGCGAAGTGGCGTGGCTTAATCCGTTTCGTCCAGAAGTGCAGCAGTTTATCACGAGTCTTTTGGTGGAACTAGTGAGTCAGTATGATGCTGATGGCATTCAGTTTGATGATCACATGAGTTTGCCGAGTGAGTTTGGGTACGACAGCTATACTGTGGCGCTCTACACAAAGGAGACGAAGAAAGCCCCTCCCACAGATGCGTTAGATCCGGCTTGGGTGAAGTGGCGTGCGGATAAGATTACGGCGTTTATGGTGAACTTGCATAAGGCAGTGAAGGCACACAAGCCCAATGCTATTTTTTCAATTTCGCCTAATTACTATGATTTTGCTTACCGTTTGCATTTGCAGGATTGGCTGGCTTGGGTGAAGCAGGGTGTGGCAAACGAGCTTATTGTCCAGGTCTATCGTTCTGATATGCAAAGCTTTGTAGAACAGATTAATCGTCCTGAAATTCAGGAGGCACAGAAGAAGATTCCTACGGGAATTGGGGTATTGACAGGGCTGAGAAATAGCCCGGTGGCGATGGCGCAGATTCAGTCGCAGGTGCGGGCTGTGCAAGAGCGAGGTTTGGGAATGGCGTTTTTCTATTACGAAAGTCTGTGGCACGAAGCCCCGGAGCCAATGGAGGAAAGGCTGGCTGGCTTTCAAGCTTTATTTCCTTACCCAGCGTCACGTTTACTGGAAAATCAGGCAGTATCACCACAGGCGTAG
- a CDS encoding serine/threonine protein kinase: MINTILNERYHILQSLGKGGFSETFLAQDDLSSALRVVKCLKLSSTPSATAQELFETEVQTLYQLGHLNQQVPALFDHFVEDQTLYLVQEFIDGHDLAQETAKGQTWNQKKIIELLRQVLPVLQFLHSHQVIHGDIKPRNIIRRKDGRLVLIDFGAVKLTSSSSSSSAQSVVVGTAGYMPNEQQAGRSRFSSDIYALGMVVIQCITGVHPRDLKEDPKTGEIQWKSQTNLHPQLAKIVEKMVKVRIRERYPSAAAVLIDLDRLEHAQTNKQFPAQVMYGSVLFLLLLGGLIGVWRPLASISNSFAPPLPSRSPIALQIIGISIPITTLMALVRLRLW; encoded by the coding sequence GTGATTAATACCATTCTGAATGAACGCTATCACATTCTCCAAAGTTTAGGAAAGGGCGGCTTCAGCGAAACTTTTCTGGCGCAAGATGATCTCTCATCTGCCTTGCGTGTTGTGAAATGTTTAAAGCTTTCCTCTACACCCTCAGCAACAGCCCAAGAACTATTTGAAACAGAAGTCCAAACTCTTTACCAACTGGGCCACTTAAACCAGCAAGTTCCGGCATTGTTTGACCATTTTGTCGAGGATCAAACGCTTTATTTAGTCCAAGAATTTATTGATGGACATGACTTAGCCCAGGAAACGGCAAAAGGTCAGACTTGGAACCAGAAAAAGATTATTGAATTACTCCGACAGGTCTTGCCTGTATTACAGTTTCTCCATTCTCACCAAGTCATCCACGGCGACATTAAACCCCGTAATATCATTCGTCGAAAGGATGGTCGATTAGTGTTAATTGATTTTGGTGCAGTTAAACTGACCTCCTCTTCATCTTCCTCATCTGCCCAATCCGTAGTAGTGGGTACCGCAGGCTATATGCCCAACGAGCAACAAGCAGGGCGATCGCGCTTTAGCAGTGATATCTATGCTCTAGGCATGGTTGTTATTCAATGCATAACTGGTGTTCATCCTAGAGACTTAAAAGAAGATCCTAAAACTGGAGAAATTCAATGGAAAAGCCAGACTAATCTCCATCCTCAACTGGCAAAAATTGTAGAGAAAATGGTAAAAGTCCGCATCCGAGAACGATACCCCTCAGCAGCAGCAGTATTAATTGATCTAGACAGACTTGAACACGCTCAGACAAACAAGCAGTTCCCTGCTCAAGTCATGTACGGGAGCGTTCTTTTCTTGTTGCTATTAGGGGGATTGATCGGAGTGTGGCGACCTCTTGCAAGTATCTCAAACTCGTTTGCCCCTCCTTTACCCTCTCGTTCTCCGATCGCGCTTCAAATCATTGGCATATCGATTCCAATTACCACCCTAATGGCATTAGTTCGACTACGCCTGTGGTGA
- a CDS encoding serine/threonine protein kinase, translating to MVEVLTKQALGGRYKVTEVLGTSIFSDTYLAKDQQLPNRPLCVVKCLKAPTSEHFDWEHARELFNAEAQALYRLSPHSSQIPRLLAHFEENHQFYLVHNYVEGHNLSQELIVGQPMPEAQVITLIQDVLSVLAIVHAQGVIHRDIKPHNLIRRDKDGKIVLIDFGAVKELSNQAHPEGQTTESILIGTPGYMAGEQRAGKPRYCSDIYSVGMLAIQAITGLNPKEIGEDIQGELCWRQVAKVSPRLATILTQMVRSHWRDRYQSVEEVLTDLNQLQKTRQPRKIWGIPQTVTLIAILALSFTGVRQKDQIQAHLKSLLMPVVVTPLAKGDIAPTRTINQSGSILALAMHPKGEIVVSGGQNKVIQLWDMKSGASLTALTGHLQEITSLHFTPTGETLVSASADSTLKVWNLQSGILRHTLAGHTGRVNSVHVTPNGKLTVSGGSDRQIKVWDLQTGSELQRLSGHTNAVNQIEITTDSRFIVSASEDKTVKIWDFPTGQISQTLVGHESGVKVVNISPNNQILATGADDQIMIWNVATGQRLRALPKSKSTRSLAFSNDGKYLLSAHADGTLKLWNWQKGALLKTVRVHSDSVGAIVICPNNRTLVTGSLDHRLEIWKMNL from the coding sequence ATGGTAGAAGTGTTAACTAAGCAAGCTTTGGGTGGACGTTACAAAGTTACCGAAGTATTAGGAACCAGCATCTTTAGCGATACCTATCTTGCTAAAGATCAGCAGTTACCTAACCGTCCTCTTTGCGTTGTCAAATGCCTTAAAGCACCCACTAGTGAACATTTCGACTGGGAGCATGCTAGAGAACTTTTTAATGCCGAAGCCCAAGCGTTATATCGTCTAAGTCCCCATAGTTCTCAAATTCCTCGGCTACTGGCGCATTTCGAGGAGAATCATCAGTTTTATTTAGTTCATAACTATGTTGAAGGTCATAACTTAAGCCAAGAATTGATCGTGGGGCAACCTATGCCAGAGGCGCAGGTCATTACGTTAATTCAAGATGTTCTGAGCGTGCTGGCGATCGTTCATGCTCAGGGTGTGATTCACCGAGATATTAAACCTCATAACCTGATCCGTCGCGATAAAGATGGCAAAATTGTGCTAATTGATTTCGGTGCTGTCAAAGAACTGAGCAATCAAGCTCACCCTGAAGGGCAAACTACCGAATCTATTTTAATTGGCACACCAGGCTATATGGCAGGCGAACAACGCGCCGGCAAACCACGATATTGCAGCGATATTTACTCAGTAGGAATGCTGGCAATTCAGGCAATAACAGGGCTTAATCCTAAAGAAATTGGTGAAGATATTCAGGGTGAGTTGTGCTGGCGACAGGTTGCTAAAGTTAGCCCTCGCTTAGCCACTATTTTAACTCAGATGGTTCGTTCGCATTGGCGCGATCGCTATCAATCTGTTGAGGAAGTTTTAACTGATCTAAACCAGCTTCAAAAAACCCGTCAGCCTCGAAAAATCTGGGGCATTCCACAAACCGTTACTCTGATCGCAATTTTGGCACTGAGCTTCACAGGCGTTCGTCAAAAAGATCAAATTCAAGCTCATCTCAAATCGTTACTGATGCCTGTCGTTGTCACTCCTCTTGCTAAAGGTGATATTGCCCCCACCCGAACCATCAATCAGTCTGGTTCAATCTTGGCGCTAGCAATGCATCCTAAGGGCGAAATTGTAGTGAGTGGCGGACAGAACAAAGTGATCCAGCTTTGGGATATGAAATCAGGTGCATCGCTGACTGCGCTGACTGGGCATCTCCAAGAGATTACTTCATTACACTTCACGCCCACTGGCGAAACCCTCGTGAGTGCCAGTGCAGACTCAACGTTAAAAGTCTGGAATTTACAGAGCGGTATCCTGCGTCATACTCTGGCGGGGCATACAGGTCGGGTTAATTCTGTGCATGTCACACCTAACGGTAAATTAACGGTGAGTGGAGGAAGCGATCGCCAAATTAAAGTATGGGATTTGCAAACAGGCAGTGAACTTCAAAGGCTCAGTGGTCATACCAACGCGGTTAACCAAATTGAAATCACCACAGATAGTCGTTTTATCGTGAGTGCTAGTGAAGATAAAACGGTTAAGATTTGGGACTTTCCCACCGGACAAATTTCGCAAACCTTAGTAGGACATGAAAGCGGCGTAAAAGTAGTTAACATCAGCCCCAATAACCAAATCTTGGCGACTGGGGCTGATGACCAAATTATGATTTGGAATGTGGCGACAGGTCAGCGCTTACGAGCATTACCCAAGTCCAAATCCACACGATCGCTTGCCTTCAGCAATGATGGTAAATATTTGCTGAGTGCCCATGCAGACGGCACCCTCAAACTTTGGAATTGGCAAAAGGGCGCTTTGCTAAAAACCGTCCGGGTGCATTCAGATAGCGTCGGGGCGATCGTTATTTGTCCGAATAATCGGACCTTAGTCACAGGCAGCCTCGATCATCGGTTAGAGATCTGGAAAATGAATCTTTAA